The Polymorphobacter megasporae genome window below encodes:
- a CDS encoding serine hydrolase domain-containing protein codes for MGTVLKTTLFGLMSLVALTCSTASPAQSRAGADTSGGTKAGVTYVQPKDWTVVTRGGTTVLSAPEKDLDIAVVDGISAPTASAAATKAWPSYTPVPPRPVRLLTPEAARDGWDERVAIVYETSPDERAVATALALRRGAVWTVAFINGSDATMNRRAAAADLVERSLRPAGYVRETFAGRTAHRLTPERIAALRDFIAASAKTLEVPGVGIALIDQGHVVYEGGYGVLALGSPKPVTAHTKFMIASNTKGMTTLLLAVLADEGKLSWDQKVTDVYPSFRLGSDATTRATEVRHLVCACTGLPRKDYAFILADGRAPAADTFRQLAETQPTSAFGELFQYNNLMASAAGYVGGALAYPGMEIGAAYDKAMQTRIFDPLGMRDTTFDRARGESGDAAQPHGYDIDGRMTLMSNHFNHLIAPYRPAGGAWSSAADMARYVELELSQGVAPDGRRVVSAANLLERRRHGVSTGEDAWYGMGLFDEIVDGAHVVTHGGTLQGFHSDFWVLPDAGIGAVLLTNADSGPAMFTPFLRRLLEVAYDGRAEAAMEVTAAAGKLKAEAKARRARLTVPGDVTALANLAPKYRDAQLGNVIMISDRDGGKWIEAGAIEGPLATRKNVDGTLSLVSIGPGGIGVDAVISRANGSRTLTIRDSQHEYVYTEIH; via the coding sequence ATGGGAACGGTCCTAAAGACGACTCTGTTTGGGCTTATGTCGCTGGTGGCGTTGACCTGCTCGACAGCGTCGCCTGCCCAGAGTCGCGCAGGAGCCGATACGTCGGGCGGGACCAAGGCCGGCGTCACCTATGTGCAGCCCAAGGACTGGACTGTCGTTACCCGCGGCGGGACGACCGTGCTGTCGGCTCCCGAGAAGGACCTCGACATCGCAGTCGTCGACGGTATCTCCGCGCCCACCGCTTCCGCGGCCGCGACCAAGGCTTGGCCGTCTTACACGCCCGTCCCGCCCCGTCCGGTGCGCCTGCTAACGCCGGAGGCGGCACGCGACGGGTGGGACGAACGTGTCGCAATCGTCTACGAGACGTCTCCCGACGAACGTGCCGTAGCGACGGCGCTGGCGCTGCGTCGGGGCGCGGTCTGGACGGTCGCGTTCATCAACGGATCCGACGCGACGATGAACAGGCGGGCGGCCGCGGCGGACCTTGTCGAACGCAGCCTCCGCCCCGCCGGCTACGTGCGTGAGACCTTCGCCGGCCGGACGGCTCACCGGCTTACCCCCGAACGGATCGCCGCATTGCGCGACTTCATTGCCGCCTCGGCGAAGACACTGGAAGTCCCCGGCGTCGGCATCGCGCTGATCGACCAGGGCCACGTCGTCTACGAGGGCGGCTACGGCGTCCTCGCGCTCGGGTCGCCGAAGCCCGTGACGGCGCACACCAAATTCATGATCGCCTCCAACACCAAGGGGATGACGACCCTGTTGCTCGCGGTGCTCGCCGACGAGGGCAAGTTGAGCTGGGACCAGAAGGTCACCGACGTGTATCCGTCGTTCCGCCTCGGAAGCGACGCGACGACCCGCGCGACCGAGGTTCGCCACCTGGTCTGCGCCTGCACCGGTCTGCCGCGGAAGGACTACGCCTTTATCCTCGCCGACGGCCGTGCTCCGGCGGCGGACACGTTCCGCCAACTCGCAGAGACGCAACCGACCAGCGCGTTCGGCGAACTGTTCCAATACAACAATCTGATGGCGTCGGCGGCCGGCTATGTCGGCGGTGCGCTCGCGTATCCCGGGATGGAGATCGGGGCGGCGTACGACAAGGCCATGCAGACCCGCATCTTCGACCCGCTCGGGATGCGCGACACGACCTTCGATCGGGCGAGGGGAGAGAGCGGCGACGCGGCGCAGCCGCACGGCTACGACATCGATGGCCGCATGACGCTGATGTCCAACCACTTCAACCATCTGATCGCGCCCTATCGCCCGGCCGGCGGGGCCTGGTCGAGCGCCGCCGACATGGCCCGCTACGTCGAGCTCGAACTATCGCAGGGCGTGGCGCCCGATGGACGTCGGGTGGTCAGCGCGGCTAACCTGCTCGAGCGGCGGCGGCACGGCGTATCTACCGGCGAGGACGCCTGGTATGGGATGGGGCTGTTCGACGAGATCGTCGACGGAGCGCATGTCGTCACCCATGGCGGCACGCTCCAAGGCTTCCACAGCGATTTCTGGGTTCTGCCGGATGCGGGCATCGGCGCGGTCCTGCTGACAAATGCCGATTCCGGGCCGGCGATGTTCACGCCGTTCCTCCGCCGCCTGCTCGAGGTGGCCTATGACGGCAGGGCCGAGGCCGCGATGGAGGTCACCGCCGCTGCGGGGAAGCTCAAGGCGGAAGCGAAGGCGCGGCGAGCCCGACTCACCGTCCCCGGCGACGTCACCGCACTCGCGAACCTCGCGCCGAAGTATCGCGACGCGCAGCTCGGCAACGTCATCATGATCAGCGACCGGGACGGCGGGAAGTGGATCGAGGCCGGCGCGATCGAAGGACCTCTGGCAACGCGGAAGAACGTCGACGGCACCTTGTCTCTCGTTTCGATCGGACCGGGCGGGATCGGGGTCGACGCCGTCATCAGCCGAGCAAACGGCAGCCGGACACTTACCATTCGGGACAGCCAGCACGAATATGTCTACACCGAGATACACTGA
- a CDS encoding DUF1611 domain-containing protein produces MATASSSGLAARIVPEPEHLPGPYLVFLGDVTDPGFAKTAFGLRDWAGDRCVGEFSAPGATVSAGLPRLTPAAAAALGARAAIIGAAVQGGQVADSWIAPLIEALEAGLDIISGMHQRLGDVAALAAVAARNGRRLIDVRVPPPGLTVATGAKRSGRRLLTVGTDCALGKKYTALALARAFAERGVDCDFRASGQTGIMIAGNGIPLDAVVSDFAAGAAEALSPASSVSHWDVIEGQGSLFHPAYAAVSLALLHGSQPDVFIVCHDPTRTHVLGLPGMPLPTISAVIEQTIALGRLTNADIRCGGIAFNTSALGVDAASALMAREGALLGLPVADPIRGGSAFDVLVAACLG; encoded by the coding sequence GTGGCGACGGCCAGCTCATCGGGACTCGCGGCACGGATCGTTCCCGAGCCCGAGCACCTGCCCGGACCCTATCTGGTGTTCCTCGGCGATGTCACCGACCCCGGCTTCGCCAAGACCGCCTTCGGCCTGCGTGACTGGGCGGGTGACCGCTGCGTCGGTGAATTCTCCGCGCCCGGTGCCACGGTGAGCGCCGGGCTGCCGCGGTTGACCCCCGCCGCCGCGGCCGCCCTCGGCGCACGTGCGGCGATCATCGGTGCCGCAGTCCAAGGCGGCCAGGTGGCCGACAGCTGGATCGCGCCGCTGATCGAAGCGCTGGAGGCGGGGCTCGACATCATCAGCGGAATGCATCAGCGGCTCGGCGACGTCGCCGCGCTCGCCGCGGTGGCGGCGCGCAACGGTCGGCGGCTGATCGACGTGCGCGTTCCGCCGCCGGGTCTCACCGTCGCGACCGGGGCCAAGCGGTCGGGCAGACGGCTGTTGACGGTCGGCACCGACTGTGCGCTCGGCAAGAAGTATACTGCACTGGCGCTCGCGAGGGCGTTCGCTGAGCGTGGCGTCGACTGCGACTTCCGCGCGAGCGGTCAGACCGGGATTATGATTGCGGGCAACGGCATACCGCTGGACGCCGTCGTCAGCGACTTCGCCGCCGGTGCCGCGGAAGCGCTTAGTCCGGCCTCGTCAGTCAGCCATTGGGACGTAATCGAGGGGCAGGGGTCGCTGTTCCATCCCGCCTACGCCGCGGTGTCGCTCGCGCTGCTGCATGGCAGCCAGCCCGATGTGTTCATCGTCTGCCACGACCCAACGCGCACGCATGTCCTCGGTCTTCCGGGCATGCCGCTGCCGACGATCTCCGCCGTGATCGAGCAGACCATTGCCCTCGGGCGCCTGACCAACGCGGACATCCGCTGCGGCGGTATCGCCTTCAACACCTCGGCTCTGGGCGTTGATGCGGCCTCGGCGCTGATGGCCCGCGAAGGTGCCTTGCTGGGTCTTCCGGTCGCCGACCCAATTCGCGGCGGTTCCGCGTTCGACGTCCTCGTCGCCGCCTGCCTCGGATGA
- a CDS encoding serine hydrolase, which yields MKLLRLFASLAIAAPAAAAPPPGFAARVESLRVAAGIPGMSVAIVENGAPTFVQGFGVRALGSPARVDADTIFPNGSTGKAFTTAALATLVDAGKIGWDDRVIDHLPWFRMYDPWVTREMTIRDLLVHRSGLGLGEGDLLFVPRTTLSRRETVRRVAFLKPATSFRSAYAYDNILYMVAGQLIEEVSGQTWEDYVTAHVLRPAGMTVSTTGSPEHFATKNRAFPHARFSGGLRGAGDQERLDERDELGRNAAPAGGMAVSAADMARWIEVQLGHGARPDGKRVFSAASAATMWTPLVFQPIADVPDDLAATKPNFSGYALGWDVRDYRGVRVVSHSGAVFGFRALVVMVPEKNIGFAVLINAEDGAPVRGIMYELLDHYLGAPDGHWPEKYAAFVKTRTDAALATQAAAAAHPAAAGPSLPLPRYARDYVDPWYGHIAVTTTATGLAIDFKTTPRMSGPLEHYQYDTFIARFADKGIEPAYVSFALDASGAVDRVTLKPVSPLADFSFDYQDLMLTPARSK from the coding sequence ATGAAACTTCTCCGCCTGTTCGCGTCGCTTGCGATCGCCGCTCCTGCCGCCGCAGCTCCGCCGCCAGGCTTCGCCGCCCGGGTCGAGAGCCTGCGCGTCGCCGCCGGCATCCCCGGCATGAGCGTCGCCATCGTCGAGAACGGGGCCCCGACGTTCGTTCAGGGCTTCGGCGTCCGCGCACTCGGCAGCCCCGCCAGGGTCGATGCCGACACGATCTTCCCCAATGGTTCAACAGGCAAGGCCTTCACCACCGCCGCGCTGGCGACGCTGGTCGATGCGGGCAAAATCGGGTGGGACGATCGAGTCATCGACCACCTGCCGTGGTTCCGCATGTACGACCCATGGGTTACGCGCGAGATGACGATCCGCGATCTCCTGGTCCACCGCAGCGGCCTTGGCCTCGGCGAGGGCGATCTGCTGTTCGTCCCGAGGACGACGCTGAGCCGCCGTGAGACTGTCCGTCGCGTCGCCTTCCTCAAGCCGGCGACGAGCTTCCGCAGCGCCTATGCCTACGACAATATCCTCTACATGGTGGCCGGGCAGCTGATCGAGGAGGTCAGCGGACAGACATGGGAAGACTACGTCACCGCCCATGTCCTTCGTCCGGCGGGGATGACCGTGTCGACGACCGGATCACCCGAACACTTCGCCACCAAAAATCGGGCGTTTCCCCACGCCCGCTTCAGCGGGGGCCTGCGCGGTGCCGGCGATCAGGAGCGCCTCGACGAACGCGACGAACTCGGCCGCAACGCCGCACCGGCGGGCGGCATGGCGGTGAGCGCCGCCGACATGGCGCGTTGGATCGAAGTGCAGCTCGGCCACGGCGCCCGACCCGACGGCAAGCGCGTGTTTAGCGCCGCGTCGGCGGCGACCATGTGGACTCCACTCGTGTTCCAGCCGATCGCCGACGTCCCCGACGACCTCGCCGCGACGAAGCCTAACTTTTCTGGATATGCACTCGGCTGGGACGTCCGCGACTACCGCGGAGTCCGCGTCGTCTCGCATTCAGGAGCCGTGTTCGGATTCCGCGCGCTGGTCGTCATGGTGCCCGAGAAGAACATCGGCTTCGCCGTCCTGATCAATGCCGAGGACGGCGCTCCCGTCCGCGGCATCATGTACGAGCTGCTCGATCACTACCTGGGTGCTCCCGACGGCCACTGGCCCGAGAAGTATGCGGCCTTCGTCAAGACGCGGACCGATGCGGCGCTGGCGACGCAGGCCGCAGCAGCGGCGCATCCGGCCGCCGCCGGGCCCTCGCTGCCGCTGCCGCGCTATGCCCGCGACTATGTCGACCCGTGGTACGGCCACATCGCGGTGACGACGACGGCGACCGGCCTCGCCATCGACTTCAAGACGACCCCGCGGATGTCCGGGCCGCTCGAGCACTATCAGTACGATACCTTTATCGCACGCTTCGCCGACAAGGGTATCGAACCCGCCTACGTCAGCTTCGCCCTGGACGCCTCGGGCGCGGTCGATCGCGTGACGCTGAAGCCGGTGTCGCCGCTAGCCGACTTCAGCTTCGACTATCAGGATCTGATGCTGACGCCGGCGCGAAGCAAGTGA
- a CDS encoding TonB-dependent receptor, with protein MTIRAALLASAFATISVGALHPAAASTAAEAPAAGAAVDAPSGEDIIVTAQKRLQTLIDVPQSISVVGQDALERNQAVSFQDYLKLVPGLQLESSTPGVERLIIRGVNTGGVVSTVAVYADETPFGSSSGLVNGAILAGDFDTFDVARIEVLRGPQGTFYGANSLGGVLKFVTNTPDTKELIVRGRGGVESVKGGDVSYYGDAVVNVPLSPTLAVRASGFYRRDGGFIDSIGIAGSDKQNNINSDRIYGGRASLLFTPSDQFSVRLSAILQNIDVNAPSTVESDPNTLATLYGRPVLSQFVPSFNRFQYRVYNGTVHADLGIFDVTSVTSYATEHQIIQTDVTNNLSGLINAVFKVPNELYLAQNTDSDKFTQEVRLTKSLGFVDLLGGAFYTHEKGLIRQEYVALVPGTTTLATGLPQLALVNLRSRYEEIAGFGNATVHLGSHFDVDLGGRYSHNSQDATQSNAGALVGGTSTFPTARSSEGVWTYSVAPKIKIDPDFTVYGRVAKGFRPGGPNVLPPAAPAGTPASFSSDTLTSYEVGIKAQTPDRTFSIDADVFTLDWNNIQLLAVVNGFGINANAGLAKSDGFEVTATVRPTPGLDLSVNGAYTHARLSTDTSALVGGKVGDALPFTPTYTINLNGDYGWDIGRTAKPFVGASARFLSKIPGAFDNTYRTANGHQRYLPSYVAVDLHAGVDLGKYSLEVYARNVGNAEGKTSTGAVTANGANVNPNGAIATGVIRPRTIGLSITAAL; from the coding sequence ATGACCATCCGCGCCGCATTGCTCGCCTCCGCGTTCGCAACCATCAGCGTCGGCGCGCTTCATCCGGCGGCCGCGTCCACCGCCGCCGAGGCCCCTGCAGCCGGCGCGGCGGTGGATGCGCCGAGTGGTGAAGACATCATCGTAACCGCGCAGAAGCGCTTGCAGACGCTGATCGACGTGCCGCAATCAATCTCGGTCGTCGGACAGGATGCACTCGAGCGAAATCAGGCGGTCAGCTTCCAGGACTATCTCAAGCTCGTTCCCGGACTCCAGCTTGAAAGCAGCACGCCCGGGGTCGAGCGGCTCATCATCCGCGGCGTGAACACCGGCGGTGTCGTCTCGACGGTGGCGGTCTACGCCGACGAGACGCCGTTCGGATCGTCGAGCGGCCTCGTCAACGGTGCGATCCTCGCCGGCGACTTCGACACTTTCGACGTCGCGCGGATCGAGGTCCTGCGCGGACCGCAGGGAACCTTCTACGGTGCGAACTCGCTCGGAGGAGTCCTCAAGTTCGTCACGAACACGCCCGACACCAAGGAGCTGATCGTTCGGGGCCGCGGTGGCGTGGAGTCGGTCAAGGGCGGCGACGTCTCCTACTACGGCGACGCGGTCGTCAACGTCCCGCTATCGCCGACGCTGGCGGTTCGCGCCTCGGGCTTCTACCGCCGCGACGGCGGCTTCATCGACTCGATCGGCATCGCCGGCTCGGACAAGCAGAACAACATCAACAGCGACCGTATCTATGGCGGCCGCGCCTCGCTTCTTTTCACGCCATCCGACCAGTTCTCAGTGCGGTTGAGCGCCATCCTGCAGAACATCGACGTCAACGCGCCCTCGACGGTCGAAAGCGATCCGAACACGCTCGCGACGCTCTACGGCCGCCCGGTGCTGTCGCAGTTCGTTCCGTCGTTCAACCGCTTCCAGTATCGGGTCTACAACGGCACGGTCCACGCCGATCTCGGCATCTTCGACGTCACCTCGGTGACCAGTTACGCGACCGAACACCAGATTATCCAGACCGACGTCACCAACAACCTCAGCGGCCTGATCAACGCCGTCTTCAAGGTACCGAACGAGCTCTATCTCGCCCAGAACACCGACAGCGACAAATTCACCCAAGAAGTGAGGCTCACCAAGTCGCTCGGCTTCGTCGATCTCCTCGGTGGCGCCTTCTACACCCACGAGAAGGGCTTGATCCGCCAGGAATATGTCGCGCTCGTGCCGGGCACGACGACGCTGGCGACCGGTCTCCCCCAATTGGCGCTGGTCAACCTGCGCTCGCGCTACGAGGAGATCGCGGGATTCGGCAACGCGACCGTCCATCTCGGCAGCCACTTCGACGTCGACCTTGGTGGGCGCTACAGCCACAACTCCCAGGACGCGACGCAATCGAACGCCGGAGCGCTGGTCGGCGGCACGTCCACCTTCCCGACCGCGCGTTCGTCGGAAGGCGTCTGGACCTACTCCGTCGCGCCGAAGATCAAGATCGATCCCGACTTCACGGTCTATGGACGCGTCGCCAAGGGCTTCCGGCCGGGCGGCCCGAACGTGCTGCCGCCCGCGGCGCCAGCGGGAACGCCCGCGAGCTTCTCGTCCGACACACTTACGAGCTACGAGGTGGGGATCAAGGCTCAGACCCCTGATCGGACCTTCAGCATCGACGCAGACGTCTTCACGCTCGACTGGAACAACATCCAGCTGCTCGCGGTCGTCAACGGCTTCGGCATCAACGCCAACGCCGGACTGGCCAAGAGCGACGGCTTCGAAGTGACCGCGACCGTGCGACCGACTCCCGGCCTCGATCTGTCAGTCAACGGAGCCTACACCCACGCCCGCCTGTCCACCGACACGAGCGCCCTTGTCGGCGGCAAGGTCGGCGACGCCCTGCCGTTCACGCCGACCTACACGATCAACCTGAACGGCGATTATGGCTGGGATATCGGCCGCACGGCGAAGCCGTTCGTCGGCGCTTCGGCGCGCTTCCTGTCGAAGATCCCAGGCGCGTTCGACAACACCTACCGCACCGCGAACGGCCATCAGCGCTATCTACCGTCATATGTCGCGGTCGATCTCCACGCCGGGGTCGATCTGGGCAAATACTCGCTCGAAGTCTACGCCAGGAATGTCGGCAACGCCGAAGGCAAGACGTCGACGGGCGCGGTCACGGCGAACGGCGCGAACGTCAACCCGAACGGGGCGATCGCGACCGGCGTCATCCGGCCGCGGACGATCGGTTTGTCCATCACCGCCGCACTGTAG